Proteins encoded by one window of Sus scrofa isolate TJ Tabasco breed Duroc chromosome 12, Sscrofa11.1, whole genome shotgun sequence:
- the LRRC45 gene encoding leucine-rich repeat-containing protein 45 isoform X2, with the protein MEELQRAYSRLCKESGAEPQEAVLQRLHGLLRGRLDLATQSLTLDTCRALGKLLQKEALLTELVLSDCMLSDEGATMLLQGLCVNTVVRFLDLKGNNLRAAGAEALGKLLRQNKSIQSLTLEWNSLGPWEDAFATFCGALAANSTLRQLDLRNNQISHKGAEELALALRSNASLQQLGFFPDLRWNHIGLLGGRALANCLPSNRTLWRLELAGNSIPSDVLRAVEQAMDRNQDRQATVRESQARAHILSKEVQHLREEKSKQFLDLMETIDRQRQEMAKSSTASAARVGRLQEALSERHSVISALKAKLQMAEAALALSEQKARDLGERLATAEQEQRSLAQRQAKEHRLELQEAADRESKLLRDLSAAQEKNLRLRNQVDELERKVKSQQEQLFLSRQELTTTSAELKMRAAQAEERLELEKTRSRQNLEDAEHLRFKEVEHMTRHLEESEKAMQDRVQRLEAVRLSLEEELSQVKAAALSERGRAEEELLKAKSQVRLEEQRLAHLEEKLRLLAQARDEAQSACLQQKQMVADAQARASQLGLQVEGLRRRLEELQQELSNKDQEKAAEVTRVRLELQEQNGRLQAELTAQEALKEKAAALERQLKVIASDHREALLDRESENASLREKLRLKEAEIARIREEEAQRASFLQNAVLAYVQGSPLRTLSPPK; encoded by the exons ATGGAGGAGCTCCAGCGCGCCTACAGCCGGCTGTGCAAGGAGAGCGGGGCCGAGCCCCAGGAGGCCGTCCTGCAGCGGCTGCACGGGCTGCTGCGGGGCCGGCTGGACCTGGCCACACAGAGCTTGACGCTGGACACCTGCAGGGCTCTGGGCAAGCTGCTGCAGAAGGAGGCGCTGCTGACGGAACTGGTCCTGAGTGACTGCATGCTGAGCGACGAGG GAGCCACGATGTTGCTGCAGGGACTGTGTGTCAACACCGTGGTGCGGTTTCTGGATCTAAAG GGCAATAACCTTCGCGCTGCAGGAGCTGAGGCTCTGGGAAAACTCCTCCGACAGAACAAGTCCATCCAGAG CCTCACCCTGGAGTGGAACAGCCTGGGCCCGTGGGAAGACGCCTTCGCCACTTTCTGCGGCGCCCTGGCAGCCAACAGTACCCTGCGGCAGCTGGACCTCCGCAACAACCAGATCAGCCACAAGGGCGCCGAGGAGCTGGCCCTGGCCCTGAGGAGCAACGCCAGCCTCCAGCAGCTGG GTTTCTTTCCAGACCTGCGCTGGAATCACATCGGCCTCCTGGGGGGCCGGGCCCTGGCGAACTGTCTCCCCAGCAACAGAACCCTGTGGAGGCTGGAGCTGGCTGGGAACAGCATCCCCAGCGACGTCCTCAGAGCCGTGG AGCAAGCCATGGACCGCAACCAGGACCGGCAGGCCACCGTCCGGGAGAGCCAGGCCCGCGCCCACATCCTCAGCAAGGAGGTGCAACACCTTCGGGAAGAGAAGTCCAAGCAG TTCCTGGACCTGATGGAGACAATCGACAGGCAGAGACAAGAGATGGCCAAGAGCAGCAC GGCGTCGGCGGCCCGCGTGGGGCGGCTCCAGGAAGCCCTGAGTGAGAGGCACTCTGTCATCAGTGCCCTCAAGGCCAA GCTGCAGATGGCCGAGGCCGCCCTGGCTCTGTCAGAGCAGAAGGCCCGGGACCTGGGGGAGCGCCTGGCCACCGCAGAGCAGGAGCAGCGGAGCCTGGCCCAGAGGCAGGCGAAGGAGCAcaggctggagctgcag GAAGCTGCAGACCGGGAGTCTAAGCTCCTCCGAGACTTGTCCGCCGCCCAGGAGAAGAACCTGCGGCTGCGCAACCAG GTGGACGAGCTGGAGCGGAAGGTGAAGTCTCAGCAGGAGCAGCTGTTCCTGAGCAGGCAGGAGCTGACCACCACGTCCGCTGAGCTCAAGATGCGGGCTGCGCAGGCTGAAG AACGCCTGGAACTGGAGAAGACGCGGTCCCGGCAGAACCTGGAGGACGCAGAACACCTGCGCTTCAAGGAG GTGGAGCACATGACGCGCCACCTGGAGGAGAGTGAGAAAGCCATGCAGGACAGGGTGCAGAGGCTGGAGGCCGTGCGGCtgtccctggaggag GAGCTGAGCCAGGTGAAGGCGGCGGCACTGAGCGAGCGTGGCCGAGCTGAAGAGGAGCTTCTCAAGGCCAAGAGTCAAGTGCGTCTGGAGGAG CAGCGCCTGGCTCACCTGGAGGAGAAGCTGCGGCTGCTGGCGCAGGCGCGGGACGAGGCTCAGAGTGCCTGCCTGCAGCAGAAGCAGATGGTGGCCGATGCCCAGGCCCGGGCCAGCCAGCTAGGCCTACAGGTGGAGGGCCTGAGGCGGCGCCTGGAGGAGCTGCAGCAG GAGCTGAGCAATAAGGACCAAGAAAAGGCGGCTGAGGTGACCAGGGTGCGGCTGGAGCTGCAGGAGCAGAATGGCCGCTTGCAGGCGGAGCTGACGGCCCAGGAAGCGCTCAAGGAGAAGGCGGCAGCCCTGGAGCGCCAGCTGAAAG TGATCGCGAGTGACCACCGGGAGGCGCTACTGGACAGGGAAAGCGAGAACGCCTCTCTCCGCGAGAAGCTTCGGCTGAAAGAGGCAGAGATCGCCCGAATCCGGgaagaggaagcacagagggccagcTTCCTGCAAAATGCTGTCCTGGCTTATGTGCAGGGGTCCCCTCTGAGGACCCTGAGCCCCCCAAAGTGA
- the LRRC45 gene encoding leucine-rich repeat-containing protein 45 isoform X1, protein MEELQRAYSRLCKESGAEPQEAVLQRLHGLLRGRLDLATQSLTLDTCRALGKLLQKEALLTELVLSDCMLSDEGATMLLQGLCVNTVVRFLDLKGNNLRAAGAEALGKLLRQNKSIQSLTLEWNSLGPWEDAFATFCGALAANSTLRQLDLRNNQISHKGAEELALALRSNASLQQLGFFPDLRWNHIGLLGGRALANCLPSNRTLWRLELAGNSIPSDVLRAVEQAMDRNQDRQATVRESQARAHILSKEVQHLREEKSKQFLDLMETIDRQRQEMAKSSTASAARVGRLQEALSERHSVISALKAKLQMAEAALALSEQKARDLGERLATAEQEQRSLAQRQAKEHRLELQEAADRESKLLRDLSAAQEKNLRLRNQVDELERKVKSQQEQLFLSRQELTTTSAELKMRAAQAEERLELEKTRSRQNLEDAEHLRFKEVEHMTRHLEESEKAMQDRVQRLEAVRLSLEEELSQVKAAALSERGRAEEELLKAKSQVRLEEQQRLAHLEEKLRLLAQARDEAQSACLQQKQMVADAQARASQLGLQVEGLRRRLEELQQELSNKDQEKAAEVTRVRLELQEQNGRLQAELTAQEALKEKAAALERQLKVIASDHREALLDRESENASLREKLRLKEAEIARIREEEAQRASFLQNAVLAYVQGSPLRTLSPPK, encoded by the exons ATGGAGGAGCTCCAGCGCGCCTACAGCCGGCTGTGCAAGGAGAGCGGGGCCGAGCCCCAGGAGGCCGTCCTGCAGCGGCTGCACGGGCTGCTGCGGGGCCGGCTGGACCTGGCCACACAGAGCTTGACGCTGGACACCTGCAGGGCTCTGGGCAAGCTGCTGCAGAAGGAGGCGCTGCTGACGGAACTGGTCCTGAGTGACTGCATGCTGAGCGACGAGG GAGCCACGATGTTGCTGCAGGGACTGTGTGTCAACACCGTGGTGCGGTTTCTGGATCTAAAG GGCAATAACCTTCGCGCTGCAGGAGCTGAGGCTCTGGGAAAACTCCTCCGACAGAACAAGTCCATCCAGAG CCTCACCCTGGAGTGGAACAGCCTGGGCCCGTGGGAAGACGCCTTCGCCACTTTCTGCGGCGCCCTGGCAGCCAACAGTACCCTGCGGCAGCTGGACCTCCGCAACAACCAGATCAGCCACAAGGGCGCCGAGGAGCTGGCCCTGGCCCTGAGGAGCAACGCCAGCCTCCAGCAGCTGG GTTTCTTTCCAGACCTGCGCTGGAATCACATCGGCCTCCTGGGGGGCCGGGCCCTGGCGAACTGTCTCCCCAGCAACAGAACCCTGTGGAGGCTGGAGCTGGCTGGGAACAGCATCCCCAGCGACGTCCTCAGAGCCGTGG AGCAAGCCATGGACCGCAACCAGGACCGGCAGGCCACCGTCCGGGAGAGCCAGGCCCGCGCCCACATCCTCAGCAAGGAGGTGCAACACCTTCGGGAAGAGAAGTCCAAGCAG TTCCTGGACCTGATGGAGACAATCGACAGGCAGAGACAAGAGATGGCCAAGAGCAGCAC GGCGTCGGCGGCCCGCGTGGGGCGGCTCCAGGAAGCCCTGAGTGAGAGGCACTCTGTCATCAGTGCCCTCAAGGCCAA GCTGCAGATGGCCGAGGCCGCCCTGGCTCTGTCAGAGCAGAAGGCCCGGGACCTGGGGGAGCGCCTGGCCACCGCAGAGCAGGAGCAGCGGAGCCTGGCCCAGAGGCAGGCGAAGGAGCAcaggctggagctgcag GAAGCTGCAGACCGGGAGTCTAAGCTCCTCCGAGACTTGTCCGCCGCCCAGGAGAAGAACCTGCGGCTGCGCAACCAG GTGGACGAGCTGGAGCGGAAGGTGAAGTCTCAGCAGGAGCAGCTGTTCCTGAGCAGGCAGGAGCTGACCACCACGTCCGCTGAGCTCAAGATGCGGGCTGCGCAGGCTGAAG AACGCCTGGAACTGGAGAAGACGCGGTCCCGGCAGAACCTGGAGGACGCAGAACACCTGCGCTTCAAGGAG GTGGAGCACATGACGCGCCACCTGGAGGAGAGTGAGAAAGCCATGCAGGACAGGGTGCAGAGGCTGGAGGCCGTGCGGCtgtccctggaggag GAGCTGAGCCAGGTGAAGGCGGCGGCACTGAGCGAGCGTGGCCGAGCTGAAGAGGAGCTTCTCAAGGCCAAGAGTCAAGTGCGTCTGGAGGAG CAGCAGCGCCTGGCTCACCTGGAGGAGAAGCTGCGGCTGCTGGCGCAGGCGCGGGACGAGGCTCAGAGTGCCTGCCTGCAGCAGAAGCAGATGGTGGCCGATGCCCAGGCCCGGGCCAGCCAGCTAGGCCTACAGGTGGAGGGCCTGAGGCGGCGCCTGGAGGAGCTGCAGCAG GAGCTGAGCAATAAGGACCAAGAAAAGGCGGCTGAGGTGACCAGGGTGCGGCTGGAGCTGCAGGAGCAGAATGGCCGCTTGCAGGCGGAGCTGACGGCCCAGGAAGCGCTCAAGGAGAAGGCGGCAGCCCTGGAGCGCCAGCTGAAAG TGATCGCGAGTGACCACCGGGAGGCGCTACTGGACAGGGAAAGCGAGAACGCCTCTCTCCGCGAGAAGCTTCGGCTGAAAGAGGCAGAGATCGCCCGAATCCGGgaagaggaagcacagagggccagcTTCCTGCAAAATGCTGTCCTGGCTTATGTGCAGGGGTCCCCTCTGAGGACCCTGAGCCCCCCAAAGTGA
- the LRRC45 gene encoding leucine-rich repeat-containing protein 45 isoform X3, producing the protein MEELQRAYSRLCKESGAEPQEAVLQRLHGLLRGRLDLATQSLTLDTCRALGKLLQKEALLTELVLSDCMLSDEGATMLLQGLCVNTVVRFLDLKGNNLRAAGAEALGKLLRQNKSIQSLTLEWNSLGPWEDAFATFCGALAANSTLRQLDLRNNQISHKGAEELALALRSNASLQQLDLRWNHIGLLGGRALANCLPSNRTLWRLELAGNSIPSDVLRAVEQAMDRNQDRQATVRESQARAHILSKEVQHLREEKSKQFLDLMETIDRQRQEMAKSSTASAARVGRLQEALSERHSVISALKAKLQMAEAALALSEQKARDLGERLATAEQEQRSLAQRQAKEHRLELQEAADRESKLLRDLSAAQEKNLRLRNQVDELERKVKSQQEQLFLSRQELTTTSAELKMRAAQAEERLELEKTRSRQNLEDAEHLRFKEVEHMTRHLEESEKAMQDRVQRLEAVRLSLEEELSQVKAAALSERGRAEEELLKAKSQVRLEEQQRLAHLEEKLRLLAQARDEAQSACLQQKQMVADAQARASQLGLQVEGLRRRLEELQQELSNKDQEKAAEVTRVRLELQEQNGRLQAELTAQEALKEKAAALERQLKVIASDHREALLDRESENASLREKLRLKEAEIARIREEEAQRASFLQNAVLAYVQGSPLRTLSPPK; encoded by the exons ATGGAGGAGCTCCAGCGCGCCTACAGCCGGCTGTGCAAGGAGAGCGGGGCCGAGCCCCAGGAGGCCGTCCTGCAGCGGCTGCACGGGCTGCTGCGGGGCCGGCTGGACCTGGCCACACAGAGCTTGACGCTGGACACCTGCAGGGCTCTGGGCAAGCTGCTGCAGAAGGAGGCGCTGCTGACGGAACTGGTCCTGAGTGACTGCATGCTGAGCGACGAGG GAGCCACGATGTTGCTGCAGGGACTGTGTGTCAACACCGTGGTGCGGTTTCTGGATCTAAAG GGCAATAACCTTCGCGCTGCAGGAGCTGAGGCTCTGGGAAAACTCCTCCGACAGAACAAGTCCATCCAGAG CCTCACCCTGGAGTGGAACAGCCTGGGCCCGTGGGAAGACGCCTTCGCCACTTTCTGCGGCGCCCTGGCAGCCAACAGTACCCTGCGGCAGCTGGACCTCCGCAACAACCAGATCAGCCACAAGGGCGCCGAGGAGCTGGCCCTGGCCCTGAGGAGCAACGCCAGCCTCCAGCAGCTGG ACCTGCGCTGGAATCACATCGGCCTCCTGGGGGGCCGGGCCCTGGCGAACTGTCTCCCCAGCAACAGAACCCTGTGGAGGCTGGAGCTGGCTGGGAACAGCATCCCCAGCGACGTCCTCAGAGCCGTGG AGCAAGCCATGGACCGCAACCAGGACCGGCAGGCCACCGTCCGGGAGAGCCAGGCCCGCGCCCACATCCTCAGCAAGGAGGTGCAACACCTTCGGGAAGAGAAGTCCAAGCAG TTCCTGGACCTGATGGAGACAATCGACAGGCAGAGACAAGAGATGGCCAAGAGCAGCAC GGCGTCGGCGGCCCGCGTGGGGCGGCTCCAGGAAGCCCTGAGTGAGAGGCACTCTGTCATCAGTGCCCTCAAGGCCAA GCTGCAGATGGCCGAGGCCGCCCTGGCTCTGTCAGAGCAGAAGGCCCGGGACCTGGGGGAGCGCCTGGCCACCGCAGAGCAGGAGCAGCGGAGCCTGGCCCAGAGGCAGGCGAAGGAGCAcaggctggagctgcag GAAGCTGCAGACCGGGAGTCTAAGCTCCTCCGAGACTTGTCCGCCGCCCAGGAGAAGAACCTGCGGCTGCGCAACCAG GTGGACGAGCTGGAGCGGAAGGTGAAGTCTCAGCAGGAGCAGCTGTTCCTGAGCAGGCAGGAGCTGACCACCACGTCCGCTGAGCTCAAGATGCGGGCTGCGCAGGCTGAAG AACGCCTGGAACTGGAGAAGACGCGGTCCCGGCAGAACCTGGAGGACGCAGAACACCTGCGCTTCAAGGAG GTGGAGCACATGACGCGCCACCTGGAGGAGAGTGAGAAAGCCATGCAGGACAGGGTGCAGAGGCTGGAGGCCGTGCGGCtgtccctggaggag GAGCTGAGCCAGGTGAAGGCGGCGGCACTGAGCGAGCGTGGCCGAGCTGAAGAGGAGCTTCTCAAGGCCAAGAGTCAAGTGCGTCTGGAGGAG CAGCAGCGCCTGGCTCACCTGGAGGAGAAGCTGCGGCTGCTGGCGCAGGCGCGGGACGAGGCTCAGAGTGCCTGCCTGCAGCAGAAGCAGATGGTGGCCGATGCCCAGGCCCGGGCCAGCCAGCTAGGCCTACAGGTGGAGGGCCTGAGGCGGCGCCTGGAGGAGCTGCAGCAG GAGCTGAGCAATAAGGACCAAGAAAAGGCGGCTGAGGTGACCAGGGTGCGGCTGGAGCTGCAGGAGCAGAATGGCCGCTTGCAGGCGGAGCTGACGGCCCAGGAAGCGCTCAAGGAGAAGGCGGCAGCCCTGGAGCGCCAGCTGAAAG TGATCGCGAGTGACCACCGGGAGGCGCTACTGGACAGGGAAAGCGAGAACGCCTCTCTCCGCGAGAAGCTTCGGCTGAAAGAGGCAGAGATCGCCCGAATCCGGgaagaggaagcacagagggccagcTTCCTGCAAAATGCTGTCCTGGCTTATGTGCAGGGGTCCCCTCTGAGGACCCTGAGCCCCCCAAAGTGA
- the LRRC45 gene encoding leucine-rich repeat-containing protein 45 isoform X4 translates to MEELQRAYSRLCKESGAEPQEAVLQRLHGLLRGRLDLATQSLTLDTCRALGKLLQKEALLTELVLSDCMLSDEGATMLLQGLCVNTVVRFLDLKGNNLRAAGAEALGKLLRQNKSIQSLTLEWNSLGPWEDAFATFCGALAANSTLRQLDLRNNQISHKGAEELALALRSNASLQQLEQAMDRNQDRQATVRESQARAHILSKEVQHLREEKSKQFLDLMETIDRQRQEMAKSSTASAARVGRLQEALSERHSVISALKAKLQMAEAALALSEQKARDLGERLATAEQEQRSLAQRQAKEHRLELQEAADRESKLLRDLSAAQEKNLRLRNQVDELERKVKSQQEQLFLSRQELTTTSAELKMRAAQAEERLELEKTRSRQNLEDAEHLRFKEVEHMTRHLEESEKAMQDRVQRLEAVRLSLEEELSQVKAAALSERGRAEEELLKAKSQVRLEEQQRLAHLEEKLRLLAQARDEAQSACLQQKQMVADAQARASQLGLQVEGLRRRLEELQQELSNKDQEKAAEVTRVRLELQEQNGRLQAELTAQEALKEKAAALERQLKVIASDHREALLDRESENASLREKLRLKEAEIARIREEEAQRASFLQNAVLAYVQGSPLRTLSPPK, encoded by the exons ATGGAGGAGCTCCAGCGCGCCTACAGCCGGCTGTGCAAGGAGAGCGGGGCCGAGCCCCAGGAGGCCGTCCTGCAGCGGCTGCACGGGCTGCTGCGGGGCCGGCTGGACCTGGCCACACAGAGCTTGACGCTGGACACCTGCAGGGCTCTGGGCAAGCTGCTGCAGAAGGAGGCGCTGCTGACGGAACTGGTCCTGAGTGACTGCATGCTGAGCGACGAGG GAGCCACGATGTTGCTGCAGGGACTGTGTGTCAACACCGTGGTGCGGTTTCTGGATCTAAAG GGCAATAACCTTCGCGCTGCAGGAGCTGAGGCTCTGGGAAAACTCCTCCGACAGAACAAGTCCATCCAGAG CCTCACCCTGGAGTGGAACAGCCTGGGCCCGTGGGAAGACGCCTTCGCCACTTTCTGCGGCGCCCTGGCAGCCAACAGTACCCTGCGGCAGCTGGACCTCCGCAACAACCAGATCAGCCACAAGGGCGCCGAGGAGCTGGCCCTGGCCCTGAGGAGCAACGCCAGCCTCCAGCAGCTGG AGCAAGCCATGGACCGCAACCAGGACCGGCAGGCCACCGTCCGGGAGAGCCAGGCCCGCGCCCACATCCTCAGCAAGGAGGTGCAACACCTTCGGGAAGAGAAGTCCAAGCAG TTCCTGGACCTGATGGAGACAATCGACAGGCAGAGACAAGAGATGGCCAAGAGCAGCAC GGCGTCGGCGGCCCGCGTGGGGCGGCTCCAGGAAGCCCTGAGTGAGAGGCACTCTGTCATCAGTGCCCTCAAGGCCAA GCTGCAGATGGCCGAGGCCGCCCTGGCTCTGTCAGAGCAGAAGGCCCGGGACCTGGGGGAGCGCCTGGCCACCGCAGAGCAGGAGCAGCGGAGCCTGGCCCAGAGGCAGGCGAAGGAGCAcaggctggagctgcag GAAGCTGCAGACCGGGAGTCTAAGCTCCTCCGAGACTTGTCCGCCGCCCAGGAGAAGAACCTGCGGCTGCGCAACCAG GTGGACGAGCTGGAGCGGAAGGTGAAGTCTCAGCAGGAGCAGCTGTTCCTGAGCAGGCAGGAGCTGACCACCACGTCCGCTGAGCTCAAGATGCGGGCTGCGCAGGCTGAAG AACGCCTGGAACTGGAGAAGACGCGGTCCCGGCAGAACCTGGAGGACGCAGAACACCTGCGCTTCAAGGAG GTGGAGCACATGACGCGCCACCTGGAGGAGAGTGAGAAAGCCATGCAGGACAGGGTGCAGAGGCTGGAGGCCGTGCGGCtgtccctggaggag GAGCTGAGCCAGGTGAAGGCGGCGGCACTGAGCGAGCGTGGCCGAGCTGAAGAGGAGCTTCTCAAGGCCAAGAGTCAAGTGCGTCTGGAGGAG CAGCAGCGCCTGGCTCACCTGGAGGAGAAGCTGCGGCTGCTGGCGCAGGCGCGGGACGAGGCTCAGAGTGCCTGCCTGCAGCAGAAGCAGATGGTGGCCGATGCCCAGGCCCGGGCCAGCCAGCTAGGCCTACAGGTGGAGGGCCTGAGGCGGCGCCTGGAGGAGCTGCAGCAG GAGCTGAGCAATAAGGACCAAGAAAAGGCGGCTGAGGTGACCAGGGTGCGGCTGGAGCTGCAGGAGCAGAATGGCCGCTTGCAGGCGGAGCTGACGGCCCAGGAAGCGCTCAAGGAGAAGGCGGCAGCCCTGGAGCGCCAGCTGAAAG TGATCGCGAGTGACCACCGGGAGGCGCTACTGGACAGGGAAAGCGAGAACGCCTCTCTCCGCGAGAAGCTTCGGCTGAAAGAGGCAGAGATCGCCCGAATCCGGgaagaggaagcacagagggccagcTTCCTGCAAAATGCTGTCCTGGCTTATGTGCAGGGGTCCCCTCTGAGGACCCTGAGCCCCCCAAAGTGA
- the LRRC45 gene encoding leucine-rich repeat-containing protein 45 isoform X5, whose amino-acid sequence MALGWLQRTRCTPARQSSWAAHGRGLTLEWNSLGPWEDAFATFCGALAANSTLRQLDLRNNQISHKGAEELALALRSNASLQQLGFFPDLRWNHIGLLGGRALANCLPSNRTLWRLELAGNSIPSDVLRAVEQAMDRNQDRQATVRESQARAHILSKEVQHLREEKSKQFLDLMETIDRQRQEMAKSSTASAARVGRLQEALSERHSVISALKAKLQMAEAALALSEQKARDLGERLATAEQEQRSLAQRQAKEHRLELQEAADRESKLLRDLSAAQEKNLRLRNQVDELERKVKSQQEQLFLSRQELTTTSAELKMRAAQAEERLELEKTRSRQNLEDAEHLRFKEVEHMTRHLEESEKAMQDRVQRLEAVRLSLEEELSQVKAAALSERGRAEEELLKAKSQVRLEEQQRLAHLEEKLRLLAQARDEAQSACLQQKQMVADAQARASQLGLQVEGLRRRLEELQQELSNKDQEKAAEVTRVRLELQEQNGRLQAELTAQEALKEKAAALERQLKVIASDHREALLDRESENASLREKLRLKEAEIARIREEEAQRASFLQNAVLAYVQGSPLRTLSPPK is encoded by the exons ATGGCTCTGGGTTGGCTCCAGAGGACGCGGTGCACTCCTGCGCGCCAGTCTTCCTGGGCTGCGCATGGACGGGG CCTCACCCTGGAGTGGAACAGCCTGGGCCCGTGGGAAGACGCCTTCGCCACTTTCTGCGGCGCCCTGGCAGCCAACAGTACCCTGCGGCAGCTGGACCTCCGCAACAACCAGATCAGCCACAAGGGCGCCGAGGAGCTGGCCCTGGCCCTGAGGAGCAACGCCAGCCTCCAGCAGCTGG GTTTCTTTCCAGACCTGCGCTGGAATCACATCGGCCTCCTGGGGGGCCGGGCCCTGGCGAACTGTCTCCCCAGCAACAGAACCCTGTGGAGGCTGGAGCTGGCTGGGAACAGCATCCCCAGCGACGTCCTCAGAGCCGTGG AGCAAGCCATGGACCGCAACCAGGACCGGCAGGCCACCGTCCGGGAGAGCCAGGCCCGCGCCCACATCCTCAGCAAGGAGGTGCAACACCTTCGGGAAGAGAAGTCCAAGCAG TTCCTGGACCTGATGGAGACAATCGACAGGCAGAGACAAGAGATGGCCAAGAGCAGCAC GGCGTCGGCGGCCCGCGTGGGGCGGCTCCAGGAAGCCCTGAGTGAGAGGCACTCTGTCATCAGTGCCCTCAAGGCCAA GCTGCAGATGGCCGAGGCCGCCCTGGCTCTGTCAGAGCAGAAGGCCCGGGACCTGGGGGAGCGCCTGGCCACCGCAGAGCAGGAGCAGCGGAGCCTGGCCCAGAGGCAGGCGAAGGAGCAcaggctggagctgcag GAAGCTGCAGACCGGGAGTCTAAGCTCCTCCGAGACTTGTCCGCCGCCCAGGAGAAGAACCTGCGGCTGCGCAACCAG GTGGACGAGCTGGAGCGGAAGGTGAAGTCTCAGCAGGAGCAGCTGTTCCTGAGCAGGCAGGAGCTGACCACCACGTCCGCTGAGCTCAAGATGCGGGCTGCGCAGGCTGAAG AACGCCTGGAACTGGAGAAGACGCGGTCCCGGCAGAACCTGGAGGACGCAGAACACCTGCGCTTCAAGGAG GTGGAGCACATGACGCGCCACCTGGAGGAGAGTGAGAAAGCCATGCAGGACAGGGTGCAGAGGCTGGAGGCCGTGCGGCtgtccctggaggag GAGCTGAGCCAGGTGAAGGCGGCGGCACTGAGCGAGCGTGGCCGAGCTGAAGAGGAGCTTCTCAAGGCCAAGAGTCAAGTGCGTCTGGAGGAG CAGCAGCGCCTGGCTCACCTGGAGGAGAAGCTGCGGCTGCTGGCGCAGGCGCGGGACGAGGCTCAGAGTGCCTGCCTGCAGCAGAAGCAGATGGTGGCCGATGCCCAGGCCCGGGCCAGCCAGCTAGGCCTACAGGTGGAGGGCCTGAGGCGGCGCCTGGAGGAGCTGCAGCAG GAGCTGAGCAATAAGGACCAAGAAAAGGCGGCTGAGGTGACCAGGGTGCGGCTGGAGCTGCAGGAGCAGAATGGCCGCTTGCAGGCGGAGCTGACGGCCCAGGAAGCGCTCAAGGAGAAGGCGGCAGCCCTGGAGCGCCAGCTGAAAG TGATCGCGAGTGACCACCGGGAGGCGCTACTGGACAGGGAAAGCGAGAACGCCTCTCTCCGCGAGAAGCTTCGGCTGAAAGAGGCAGAGATCGCCCGAATCCGGgaagaggaagcacagagggccagcTTCCTGCAAAATGCTGTCCTGGCTTATGTGCAGGGGTCCCCTCTGAGGACCCTGAGCCCCCCAAAGTGA